GTCGTAGGAGGGGTAGGTGGTGGACAGGTCGATCGGCGGGGCGTGCAGCCCCTGGCGGGCGAGATCGTCGCGGCCGGCGTGCACGGCCTCGGTGGCCAGGGCTCTCGGTGCGGGGCGTACGTCGTCGTAGGCACCCGTGCTCGCTGTGTCCATGGCCGGAAGGGTGAACATCGAACGGTTCTGCGGCGTGAAACCCCGTGTTATGTTCGGCCGATGGCCGATTCCGTCGTACTGGATCCGGTGGATCTCCAACTGCTGCGGCTGCTGCAGAACGACGCCCGGATCACCTACCGCGACCTCGCCGCCCAGGTGGGTGTCGCGCCGTCGACCTGTCTGGACCGGGTGACCCGGCTGCGCCGCTCGGGCGTGATCCTCGGCCATCGGCTGCGCTTGGATCCGGCCAAGATCGGCCGCGGGTTGCAGGCGCTGCTGTCGGTCCAGGTCCGCCCGCACCGCAGGGAACTGGTGGGGCCGTTCGTGGAGCGGGTGCGCGCGCTGCCGGAGGCCCGCACGGTGTTCCACCTCACCGGTCCGGACGACTACCTGGTGCACGTGGCCGTCGCGGACATGGCCGATCTCCAGCGGCTGGTGCTGGACGAGTTCACCGCGCGGCGCGAAGTGGCCCGGGTGGAGACCCGGTTGATCTTCCAGCAGTGGGAGTGCGGCCCGCTGCTGCCGCCCGGCAACGCCGACAGCTGAATCGTCCGTCACGCGGGTGACGCGGGGACCTGCGCCGTACGAGGATGGGCGGCATGTCTGAGACCAACAGCCCGCTGCCCCGCCAGGTCGCCGACGCCTACGTCGACGACCTCATCGCCCTCGACCCCGTGACCGGTACCTACCTGGGAGTACCGGAGAGTTCGGGCCGGCTGCCCGACTACTCCCCGGCCGGTCAGGAGGCGCTCGCGGAGCTGGCCCGGACCACGCTCGCCAAGCTGGCCGAGGCGGAGCGCCGGCCGGGCGCGGACAGCGACGTGGAGCGGCGCTGCGGGCGGCTGCTGCGGGAGCGGCTGACCGCCGAACTCGCCGTGCACGAGGCGCACGAACACCTGCGCGCGATCGGCAACATGCACACCCCGGGCCACTCGGTGCGCGACATCTTCACGGTGATGCCGGCCTCCACCGAGGAGGACTGGGCGGCCATCGCCGAGCGGCTGCGCGCGGTGCCGGGCGCGCTCGCGGGCTACCGCGAGTCCCTGCAACTGGGCCTGGACCGCAAGCTGTTCGCGGCGCCCCGGCCGACCGAGACGTTCATCGGCCAGCTCACCGAGTGGATCGACGCGGACGGCAAGGGCCGCGGCTGGTACGAGGAGTTCGCCGCCGCCGGACCCGACGCGCTGCGCACCGAGCTGGACGGGGCGGCCCGCTCGGCCACCGCGGCCCTGGTGGAACTGCGCGACTGGCTGCGGGACGTGTACGCCCCGGCCATCGAGGGCGCCCCGAACGTCGTCGGCCGGGAGCGGTACGCCCGCTGGTCGCGCTACTTCAACGGCACCGACCTGGACCTGGACGAGGCGTACGCGTACGGCTGGTCGGAGTTCCACCGCATCCTCGGCGAGATGGAGCGGGAGGCGGAGAAGATCCTGCCCGGCGCCGAGACGCCGTGGGTGGCGCTGGCCCACCTGGACGAGCACGGCCGGCACATCGAGGGCGTGGACGAGGTCCGCGACTGGTTGCAGGGCCTGATGGACCGGGCCATCGCGGACCTGGACGGCACGCACTTCGAACTCGCCGAGCGGGTGCGGAAGGTGGAGTCGCGCATCGCCCCGCCCGGCGGCGCGGCGGCCCCCTATTACACGGGCCCGTCGGAGGACTTCTCCCGGCCCGGCCGCACCTGGCTGCCCACCATGGGACAGACCCGCTTCCCGGTCTACGACCTCGTCTCGACCTGGTACCACGAGGGCGTTCCCGGCCACCACCTCCAGCTCGCGCAGTGGGCGCACGTGGCCGAGAACCTCTCCCGCTACCAGGCGACGGTCGGCATCGTCAGCGCCAACGCCGAGGGCTGGGCGCTGTACGCGGAGCGGCTGATGGACGAGCTGGGCTACCTCACCGACCCGGAGCAGCGCCTCGGCTACCTGGACGCGCAGATGATGCGGGCGGCCCGGGTGATCGTGGACATCGGCATGCACCTGGAGCTGGAGATCCCCGCCGACTCGCCGTTCCACCCCGGCGAGCGCTGGACGCCGGAGCTGGCGCAGGAGTTCTTCGGCAGGCACAGCAGCCGCCCCGCGGACTTCGTGGAGAGCGAGCTGACCCGGTACCTGACGATCCCGGGCCAGGCGATCGGCTACAAGCTCGGCGAGCGGGCCTGGCTGCTGGGCCGGGAGCGGGCGCGGCAGCGGCACGGAGCGGCGTTCGACCTGAAGTCCTGGCACATGGCGGCCCTCTCCCAGGGCTCCCTCGGCCTGGACGACCTGGTGGACGAGCTGTCCGCGCTCTGAGCCGGTCCCGGCTCCGCTCACTCGATCGGCGTGCCCGGCGCGCGGCTCCTCCCGCTTCACGCCCATGCTGGCGAGCGGGGGACGACCGCCGTCCGGGTACGCCGCGCCGGCCGCGTGGCGCGTGCACCGGACCCTGGCCACCGGAAGAGCGGAGCGTCGATGAGGCTCGTCGTCGATCTCAACAAGTGTCAGGGATACGCGCAGTGCGCGTTCCTCGCGCCCGACGTCTTCGCCATGCACGGCGAGGAGTCGCTGGTCTACGACCCGCAACCCGACCCCGAGCAGCGTGAGCGGCTGGCCCGGGCGGTGGCCGCCTGCCCGGTGCAGGCGATCACCGCCGACGGGGTGGACGGGTCGCGGCGGGGTCCGGAGGCCGCCGATGGCCGTTGACGGAACGGACCGGCTGCGGCGCGAGGGCCGGATCGTGATCGTGGGTGCCTCGCTGGCCGGGCTGCGGGCGGCGGAGACGCTGCGCGCGGAGGGCTTCACCGGGGAGCTGACCCTGATCGGCGACGAGCCGTACGAGCCCTACGACCGGCCGCCGCTGTCCAAGGCGGTGCTGCTCGGCAAGGCCGGCCCGCACCGTACCGAGCTGCCCCGGCGCCGGGAGATCGACGCCAAGTGGCGCCTCGGCGTGGCGGCCACCGGCCTGGACCTGAGGGCCAAACGGGTCCGGCTGGCCGACGGGGACGAGGTGGAGTACGACCGGCTGCTGATCGCCACCGGAGTGCGCGCCCGGCCCTGGCCGAAGGAGCCGGAGGCCCGGCTGGACGGCGTCTTCCTGCTGCGCACCCGTGACGACGCGGCCGGGCTGTACAGCCGGCTGCGGGCGGGGCCGCGCCGGGTGTTCGTGATCGGCGCCGGGTTCGCCGGCTGCGAGGTCGCCTCCGCGTGC
This Streptomyces misionensis DNA region includes the following protein-coding sequences:
- a CDS encoding Lrp/AsnC family transcriptional regulator, with translation MADSVVLDPVDLQLLRLLQNDARITYRDLAAQVGVAPSTCLDRVTRLRRSGVILGHRLRLDPAKIGRGLQALLSVQVRPHRRELVGPFVERVRALPEARTVFHLTGPDDYLVHVAVADMADLQRLVLDEFTARREVARVETRLIFQQWECGPLLPPGNADS
- a CDS encoding DUF885 domain-containing protein, translated to MSETNSPLPRQVADAYVDDLIALDPVTGTYLGVPESSGRLPDYSPAGQEALAELARTTLAKLAEAERRPGADSDVERRCGRLLRERLTAELAVHEAHEHLRAIGNMHTPGHSVRDIFTVMPASTEEDWAAIAERLRAVPGALAGYRESLQLGLDRKLFAAPRPTETFIGQLTEWIDADGKGRGWYEEFAAAGPDALRTELDGAARSATAALVELRDWLRDVYAPAIEGAPNVVGRERYARWSRYFNGTDLDLDEAYAYGWSEFHRILGEMEREAEKILPGAETPWVALAHLDEHGRHIEGVDEVRDWLQGLMDRAIADLDGTHFELAERVRKVESRIAPPGGAAAPYYTGPSEDFSRPGRTWLPTMGQTRFPVYDLVSTWYHEGVPGHHLQLAQWAHVAENLSRYQATVGIVSANAEGWALYAERLMDELGYLTDPEQRLGYLDAQMMRAARVIVDIGMHLELEIPADSPFHPGERWTPELAQEFFGRHSSRPADFVESELTRYLTIPGQAIGYKLGERAWLLGRERARQRHGAAFDLKSWHMAALSQGSLGLDDLVDELSAL
- a CDS encoding ferredoxin; translation: MRLVVDLNKCQGYAQCAFLAPDVFAMHGEESLVYDPQPDPEQRERLARAVAACPVQAITADGVDGSRRGPEAADGR